From the genome of Geminocystis herdmanii PCC 6308, one region includes:
- a CDS encoding 5-formyltetrahydrofolate cyclo-ligase, with protein MPNRIIDISVEKKLLRKKYIQQRLSISPHQWRSNSDKICDNILNSEIFRQAKVVLSYFSFKQEPDLSLLHQHSKVIWGFPRCEGNNLVWHQWQWGDKLQTGNYGILEPLADSPLIDTTLVDLILVPSVLLDRTGYRLGYGGGYYDRMLASSSWYNVPTMGIVFDFAYIPHLPRESWDKPLKYIYTEHRLEKISPIPNS; from the coding sequence ATGCCTAATAGAATAATTGATATATCTGTCGAGAAAAAGTTATTAAGAAAAAAATATATTCAACAACGATTAAGTATTTCTCCTCATCAATGGCGATCGAACAGTGATAAAATTTGTGACAATATCTTAAACAGTGAGATTTTTCGTCAAGCCAAAGTCGTTTTAAGTTATTTTAGCTTTAAACAAGAACCAGATTTAAGTCTTTTACATCAACACAGTAAGGTTATCTGGGGTTTTCCCCGTTGTGAAGGAAATAATTTAGTGTGGCATCAATGGCAATGGGGTGATAAGTTACAAACTGGAAATTACGGTATTCTTGAACCTTTAGCGGATTCTCCTTTAATTGATACTACCCTTGTGGATTTAATTTTAGTACCTTCGGTACTGCTCGATCGAACTGGTTATCGTTTAGGCTATGGTGGAGGATATTACGATCGAATGTTAGCATCTTCTTCATGGTACAATGTGCCAACTATGGGCATTGTTTTCGATTTTGCCTATATACCTCATTTACCTAGAGAATCTTGGGATAAACCTTTAAAATATATTTATACAGAGCATAGATTAGAAAAAATATCACCTATACCTAACTCCTAA
- the ispG gene encoding (E)-4-hydroxy-3-methylbut-2-enyl-diphosphate synthase, which translates to MQTIDKPLPTLNLFDGTIHRRKTRPVKIGNITIGGNNPVVVQSMINEDTLDVSASVAGIRRLHEIGCEIVRVTVPSLAHAKAVGEIKAQLIKTYQDVPLVADVHHNGMKIALEVAKHVDKVRINPGLYVFEKPKLDRTDYSDKEFAEIGDKIRETLEPLVISLRDQGKAMRIGVNHGSLAERMLFTYGDTPEGMVESAIEFIKICESLDFRNLIVSMKASRVPVMLSAYRLMVKRMDELGMDYPLHLGVTEAGDGEYGRIKSTAGIGTLLAEGIGDTIRVSLTEAPEKEIPVCYSILQSLGLRKTMVEYVACPSCGRTLFNLEEVLHKVREATKHLTGLDIAVMGCIVNGPGEMADADYGYVGKQPGFISLYRGKEEIKKVPETEGVEELINLIKADGRWVEP; encoded by the coding sequence ATGCAAACTATAGATAAACCTTTACCCACTCTCAATCTCTTTGATGGTACAATTCATCGTCGTAAAACTCGCCCTGTTAAAATAGGTAACATCACCATCGGTGGAAATAATCCCGTAGTGGTGCAATCCATGATTAATGAGGATACCCTCGATGTGTCGGCTTCCGTTGCGGGAATTCGCCGTTTACATGAAATTGGTTGCGAAATTGTTCGAGTCACTGTGCCTAGTTTAGCCCATGCTAAAGCTGTAGGGGAAATTAAGGCGCAGTTAATTAAAACCTATCAAGATGTACCGTTAGTGGCAGATGTCCATCATAATGGTATGAAAATTGCCCTTGAAGTGGCGAAACACGTTGATAAGGTGCGTATTAACCCCGGTTTATACGTCTTTGAAAAACCTAAGCTCGATCGAACTGACTATAGTGACAAAGAATTTGCCGAAATTGGTGATAAAATTAGAGAAACCCTCGAACCGTTAGTTATATCCTTAAGAGATCAAGGTAAAGCTATGCGTATCGGCGTTAATCATGGCTCTTTAGCAGAAAGAATGCTCTTTACTTATGGTGACACTCCCGAAGGTATGGTAGAATCGGCGATCGAATTTATCAAAATCTGTGAATCATTGGATTTTCGTAATCTTATTGTTTCTATGAAAGCCTCCAGAGTGCCTGTAATGTTGTCAGCTTATCGCTTAATGGTAAAACGCATGGACGAATTAGGCATGGATTACCCCTTACACTTAGGCGTTACCGAAGCAGGAGACGGCGAATATGGGCGTATCAAATCCACTGCGGGAATTGGCACATTACTAGCAGAAGGTATCGGCGACACTATCAGAGTATCTTTAACGGAAGCCCCCGAAAAAGAAATCCCCGTTTGTTATAGTATCCTTCAATCTCTAGGATTGCGTAAAACCATGGTGGAATATGTAGCTTGTCCTTCCTGTGGACGTACTTTATTTAACCTTGAAGAAGTTTTACACAAAGTCAGAGAAGCCACAAAACACCTCACAGGTTTAGATATAGCTGTAATGGGTTGTATTGTCAATGGACCGGGTGAAATGGCAGACGCTGATTATGGTTATGTTGGGAAGCAACCCGGCTTTATTTCCTTGTATCGTGGTAAGGAAGAAATCAAAAAAGTTCCAGAAACCGAAGGTGTTGAAGAATTAATCAACTTAATCAAAGCTGACGGTAGATGGGTTGAGCCATAA
- a CDS encoding NAD(P)H-quinone oxidoreductase subunit H has protein sequence MATIETRTEPMVLNMGPHHPSMHGVLRLIVTLDGEDVVDCEPVIGYLHRGMEKIAENRTNVMYVPYVSRWDYAAGMFNEAITVNAPEKLADIEVPKRAQYIRVIMLELNRIANHLLWLGPFLADVGAQTPFFYIFREREMIYDLWESASGMRLINNNYFRIGGVAVDLPYGWVDKCEDFCDYFLPKVDEYEKLITNNPIFRKRIEGIGTITREQAINWGLSGPMLRGSGVKWDLRKVDRYECYDDFDWDVQWETEGDCFARYIIRIREMRESVKIIRQALKGLPGGAYENLEAKRLQEGKKSEWNNFEYQYIAKKVAPTFKIPEGEHYVRLESGKGELGVFIVGNNDVFPWRWKIRAPDFNNLQILPHLLKGVKVADIMAILGSIDVIMGSVDR, from the coding sequence ATGGCTACAATAGAAACTAGAACAGAACCAATGGTTCTCAATATGGGACCTCATCATCCCTCTATGCACGGGGTTTTGAGACTAATTGTCACCCTTGATGGTGAAGACGTAGTGGACTGCGAACCCGTCATCGGTTACTTACATCGAGGTATGGAAAAAATTGCCGAAAATCGTACCAACGTCATGTATGTACCCTATGTTAGTCGTTGGGATTATGCCGCAGGGATGTTTAATGAGGCAATTACCGTTAACGCGCCCGAAAAATTAGCCGATATTGAAGTACCGAAACGGGCGCAATATATACGGGTAATCATGCTAGAATTAAACCGCATCGCAAACCATTTACTATGGCTTGGTCCTTTTTTGGCGGATGTGGGCGCTCAAACTCCCTTTTTCTATATCTTCCGTGAAAGAGAGATGATTTATGATTTATGGGAATCCGCTTCGGGGATGCGCCTAATCAACAATAACTATTTCCGTATTGGAGGAGTCGCCGTTGATTTACCTTACGGTTGGGTGGACAAATGTGAAGATTTTTGCGATTATTTCTTACCAAAAGTTGATGAATATGAGAAACTCATCACCAATAACCCTATTTTTCGTAAGCGTATTGAAGGGATAGGTACTATCACCAGAGAACAAGCCATTAACTGGGGTTTATCCGGTCCTATGTTGCGCGGTTCGGGAGTAAAATGGGATTTGCGTAAAGTCGATCGTTATGAATGTTACGATGATTTTGATTGGGATGTGCAGTGGGAAACGGAAGGAGATTGTTTCGCCCGTTATATCATCCGAATTAGGGAGATGCGCGAATCGGTTAAAATCATTCGTCAGGCGTTAAAAGGTTTACCCGGTGGCGCTTATGAAAACTTAGAGGCGAAAAGACTTCAAGAGGGCAAAAAATCTGAATGGAATAACTTTGAGTATCAATACATCGCCAAAAAAGTTGCACCCACCTTCAAAATTCCAGAAGGGGAGCATTATGTGCGTCTTGAAAGTGGAAAAGGTGAATTAGGAGTATTTATTGTTGGTAATAATGATGTCTTCCCTTGGCGTTGGAAAATCCGCGCCCCTGATTTCAATAATTTACAAATCCTCCCCCATTTACTCAAAGGAGTAAAAGTTGCTGATATTATGGCAATTCTAGGTAGTATTGATGTCATTATGGGATCGGTCGATCGATAA
- a CDS encoding DUF4327 family protein — translation MNLQLNYSINSLKEEVRQLIKKGLLGRQQPIYTICNFIPAREWHKIEIELELNGYLLRDHLIDLIQPERWDNN, via the coding sequence ATGAATTTACAACTAAATTATTCCATTAACTCTCTCAAAGAAGAAGTACGTCAGTTGATTAAAAAAGGATTACTCGGTCGTCAGCAACCCATTTATACCATTTGTAATTTTATTCCTGCCAGAGAATGGCATAAAATAGAAATAGAATTAGAGTTGAATGGTTATCTATTAAGAGATCATCTTATTGATTTAATTCAGCCTGAAAGATGGGATAATAATTAA
- a CDS encoding lipid kinase: MGKRALLLINRHSRKGEKSLPLAVEYFYAHDMELIIKPVKNSDELGMVVREYQHQIDFVIVGGGDGTLNAVVDSLVETNLPLGILPLGTANDLARTLNLPLTMKEACDVIGVGKMKSIDLGWVNGKYFFNVASLGLSVDITEKLSRGIKRRWGIFAYGITALQVIGATRPFRATIKVDGESFSVKTVQIAIGNGRYYGGGMAIANDAAIDDQRLDLYSIELNHWWQIFPLIWHLPQGRHHQLDWVKSLAGKTIEVYTKKSYNINTDGEITTITPAKFKVIPHALQVFVP; the protein is encoded by the coding sequence ATGGGTAAAAGAGCATTATTATTGATTAATCGTCACTCCCGAAAAGGGGAAAAGTCGTTACCTCTGGCGGTAGAATATTTTTATGCCCATGACATGGAATTAATCATCAAACCCGTTAAAAACTCTGACGAATTAGGAATGGTGGTAAGAGAATATCAACATCAGATAGATTTCGTCATTGTCGGAGGGGGAGATGGTACTCTTAATGCAGTGGTAGATAGTTTAGTAGAGACTAATTTACCTTTGGGTATTTTACCATTAGGCACGGCGAATGATTTGGCTCGAACTCTCAATCTTCCTTTAACGATGAAAGAAGCCTGTGATGTGATTGGGGTTGGAAAAATGAAGTCGATCGATCTAGGATGGGTTAATGGAAAATATTTTTTTAATGTGGCGAGTCTGGGTTTAAGTGTTGATATTACGGAAAAGTTATCAAGAGGGATAAAACGCCGTTGGGGAATTTTTGCCTATGGCATTACCGCTTTACAAGTTATTGGTGCTACTCGTCCTTTTCGAGCTACGATTAAAGTTGATGGTGAGAGTTTTTCTGTCAAAACTGTACAAATTGCCATCGGTAATGGTAGATATTATGGTGGGGGAATGGCTATAGCCAATGATGCGGCTATTGATGATCAAAGACTAGATTTATATAGCATAGAATTAAATCATTGGTGGCAAATTTTTCCCTTAATTTGGCATTTACCCCAAGGAAGACATCATCAATTAGACTGGGTAAAAAGTCTGGCGGGAAAAACCATCGAAGTTTATACCAAAAAATCCTATAACATTAATACTGATGGCGAAATAACTACTATTACCCCCGCTAAATTTAAAGTTATTCCCCATGCTTTACAAGTTTTTGTGCCTTAA
- a CDS encoding DUF2949 domain-containing protein, with translation MPTITYHRFVKFLQEEINLSQECIAIAQRNVDHNLGLIPMVLWQYGLVTIEQLDKIYDWLETS, from the coding sequence ATGCCTACTATTACTTATCACCGTTTTGTTAAATTTCTCCAAGAAGAAATCAATTTATCCCAAGAATGTATTGCTATTGCTCAACGTAATGTTGATCATAATTTAGGTTTAATTCCCATGGTTTTATGGCAATATGGTTTAGTTACGATCGAACAATTAGATAAAATTTATGATTGGTTAGAAACTTCTTAA
- a CDS encoding DUF192 domain-containing protein — protein sequence MLKLSSSVIVAVSFFLFGCNFLPSSVSGSDENISSETIPVNTISQGQNLPISAKLLINQEIIELEVAQTPQQQQIGLMYRDFIPPNRGMLFPFNPPQTVSFWMKNVSIPLDMIFVSEGVIKHIVTAPPCNVDPCPLYNSNVSIDQVIELAENRTKELGIKVGDKITIEFLEGKEK from the coding sequence ATGCTCAAATTAAGTTCTTCTGTGATTGTTGCGGTTAGTTTTTTTTTATTCGGTTGTAATTTTCTACCTTCTTCTGTTTCTGGCAGTGATGAAAATATTTCTTCAGAAACTATTCCTGTTAATACCATTAGCCAAGGTCAAAATTTGCCCATTAGTGCTAAATTACTGATTAATCAGGAAATTATTGAGTTAGAAGTTGCTCAAACTCCCCAACAACAACAGATTGGCTTAATGTATCGGGATTTTATTCCCCCTAATCGTGGAATGTTATTTCCTTTTAATCCTCCTCAAACTGTCAGTTTTTGGATGAAAAATGTTTCTATTCCTCTGGATATGATTTTTGTTTCTGAAGGAGTTATTAAACATATTGTTACCGCACCTCCCTGTAATGTTGATCCTTGTCCTTTATATAATTCAAATGTATCGATCGATCAAGTCATCGAATTAGCAGAAAATAGAACAAAGGAACTAGGAATTAAGGTAGGAGATAAAATTACGATCGAGTTTTTGGAGGGGAAAGAAAAATAA
- a CDS encoding hybrid sensor histidine kinase/response regulator, giving the protein METKQVKILIVEDELIAAESLSLDLEKLGYQVCGVVNSGEKAIEKVSKTNPDLILMDIMLKGKMDGITAAQVIYSQHKTPIIYLSAYGDNETLSRAKSTPVYGYLVKPYKIVDVSTTIAMAWAKYQDDLQKEADLCAEKKLNQIKTQALATASHDLRTPLTNILGYTELIRDYGDQISPDKKERYFNFIKSAVFKMTDSLEDLLLISKAEEGKITLYPQNFNLVEYLSIIVDEYNNLTDDHEIKLNSNQENYTVYLDQKILNHILNNLLSNAIKYSPEGGKVTLNLLCEKHQFVLEIEDEGIGIPEDYQAKLFTLFERGSNVGSIKGNGLGLSIVKKAVELHGGKIEVKSQENEGTKFIVTIPISLQ; this is encoded by the coding sequence ATGGAAACCAAACAAGTCAAAATCTTAATAGTTGAAGACGAGTTAATCGCCGCCGAGAGTCTTTCCCTTGACTTAGAAAAACTTGGTTATCAGGTTTGTGGTGTGGTTAATTCTGGAGAAAAAGCCATTGAAAAGGTGAGTAAAACTAATCCAGATTTAATCTTAATGGATATTATGTTAAAGGGAAAAATGGATGGTATTACGGCTGCCCAAGTGATTTATAGTCAACATAAAACTCCCATAATTTATCTTAGTGCCTATGGAGATAATGAGACTCTTTCGAGGGCAAAGTCAACTCCTGTTTATGGTTATTTAGTCAAACCTTATAAGATAGTTGATGTTAGCACTACTATTGCAATGGCATGGGCAAAATATCAAGATGATTTACAAAAAGAAGCTGATTTGTGCGCCGAAAAAAAACTTAATCAGATAAAAACTCAAGCCTTAGCTACTGCTTCCCATGATTTACGCACTCCTTTAACTAATATTCTCGGTTATACTGAATTAATTCGAGATTATGGTGATCAAATTTCCCCTGATAAAAAAGAAAGATACTTTAATTTTATTAAATCTGCTGTATTCAAAATGACAGATTCCCTCGAAGATTTACTGTTGATAAGTAAAGCAGAGGAAGGAAAAATAACCCTTTATCCTCAAAATTTTAATCTGGTAGAATATCTCAGCATTATAGTTGATGAATATAATAATTTAACGGACGATCATGAGATAAAATTAAATAGTAATCAAGAAAATTATACAGTTTATTTAGATCAAAAAATACTCAATCATATTTTAAATAATCTCCTATCCAATGCTATTAAATATTCTCCTGAAGGGGGAAAAGTTACCTTAAATTTACTTTGTGAAAAACACCAATTTGTTTTAGAAATAGAAGACGAAGGTATCGGAATACCAGAAGATTATCAAGCAAAATTATTTACTTTATTTGAGAGAGGAAGTAATGTTGGAAGTATAAAAGGTAATGGTTTAGGACTTTCGATCGTCAAAAAAGCAGTAGAATTACATGGTGGAAAAATAGAAGTTAAAAGTCAAGAAAATGAAGGTACAAAATTTATCGTTACCATCCCCATTTCTTTACAATAA